The Candidatus Saccharibacteria bacterium genome has a segment encoding these proteins:
- a CDS encoding transcriptional repressor, with product MSAEHTHKFKKLLTSKGYRVTQARLETFKLLHKPEPQTIKSILEAAQGTVDKVSVYRNLDLFEKLGLIHRVQIGWKYKLELSDEFLDHHHHLSCLKCGRVIDIEDEKHIEHFIAEVSKHYGFVAKQHQFEVSGYCRECKYL from the coding sequence ATGTCAGCAGAACATACTCATAAATTCAAGAAACTATTAACCAGTAAGGGCTATCGCGTCACGCAAGCCAGGCTTGAGACGTTTAAGCTATTACACAAACCAGAACCACAAACCATAAAAAGTATTTTAGAAGCCGCTCAAGGTACAGTAGACAAAGTTAGCGTGTACAGAAATCTAGATCTGTTTGAAAAGCTCGGTTTAATACACCGCGTGCAAATAGGGTGGAAGTATAAGTTAGAATTATCTGACGAATTTTTAGACCACCACCACCATTTAAGTTGCTTAAAATGTGGTAGGGTCATAGACATCGAAGACGAAAAACATATTGAGCATTTTATTGCCGAGGTATCAAAACACTATGGGTTTGTCGCCAAGCAGCACCAGTTTGAAGTAAGTGGGTATTGTAGGGAATGTAAATATTTATAA
- a CDS encoding SRPBCC domain-containing protein, producing MNNTKASHEGTTLTIERTFNGSAEKLWQAYADKETFEAWWGPEGWETTAKEFDFKEGGRIHYDMHCVDKNQGDWYDQHSWGLMFIEQINKPTNFNYTDVFSDESGEPNKDMPTLKTNVQLVEQDGKTTMIIKATCETAEQIKELLEMGMVEGFSSQMNKLDRFLETA from the coding sequence ATGAACAACACAAAAGCTAGCCACGAAGGAACTACCCTAACTATTGAACGAACCTTTAACGGGTCGGCCGAAAAACTTTGGCAAGCCTATGCCGACAAAGAAACCTTTGAAGCATGGTGGGGCCCAGAAGGCTGGGAAACAACAGCAAAAGAATTTGATTTTAAAGAAGGCGGCCGCATTCACTACGACATGCACTGTGTCGACAAAAACCAAGGCGATTGGTACGACCAACATTCGTGGGGCTTAATGTTTATAGAGCAAATTAATAAACCAACTAACTTTAACTACACCGATGTTTTTAGCGATGAAAGTGGAGAGCCAAATAAAGACATGCCGACCCTAAAAACTAACGTGCAATTAGTAGAACAAGATGGCAAAACAACCATGATAATTAAAGCAACCTGCGAAACCGCAGAACAAATTAAAGAATTGCTTGAAATGGGAATGGTCGAAGGCTTTAGTTCACAAATGAACAAGCTCGACAGGTTTTTAGAAACTGCGTAA
- a CDS encoding DUF305 domain-containing protein — protein sequence MADQDSTVTKNKNKLSKEQKQYLRFGAMIATSMVVMHVVTYVNTYQFSHVELSETRFFMTLLMGSTMAVVMLGFMLGMYKNAKINFGIVLGSILMFALGTFLVRSQNTVDDSSYMNAMIPHHSIAILTSENSEIKDKRVCELAVEIIEAQRREINEMQWLIDDIAKNGYAFTEEQAQQRAAPDFEGSSIRQCEG from the coding sequence ATGGCAGATCAAGATAGTACCGTTACAAAAAATAAAAATAAATTAAGCAAAGAGCAAAAACAATATTTGCGTTTTGGCGCGATGATAGCCACATCAATGGTGGTTATGCATGTTGTTACATACGTTAATACCTATCAGTTTTCTCATGTTGAACTGAGCGAAACTAGATTCTTTATGACTTTGCTTATGGGCTCAACAATGGCAGTAGTAATGCTAGGGTTTATGTTGGGCATGTACAAGAACGCAAAGATTAATTTTGGGATTGTTTTAGGCAGTATATTGATGTTTGCTCTAGGCACTTTTCTTGTGAGGAGTCAAAACACGGTTGACGATAGCTCGTATATGAATGCAATGATTCCTCATCATTCAATTGCTATTTTAACAAGTGAAAATTCTGAAATTAAAGATAAAAGAGTTTGTGAGCTTGCAGTTGAAATCATTGAAGCACAGCGACGGGAAATTAATGAAATGCAGTGGCTAATTGATGATATAGCAAAAAATGGATATGCGTTTACAGAGGAGCAAGCACAGCAACGTGCGGCGCCTGACTTTGAAGGTAGTTCGATTCGTCAGTGTGAAGGATAG
- a CDS encoding NUDIX hydrolase, translating into MTLNDLVQCGVCTFRIYLKSGSILAASVAEDQMVSDTVNTMTQNVAQKTGVGLVIMRENSVLLAERLVELGDGLFTGPGGLVEANESLTDALHRELLEECGEDIQVATPRRICEIFYPAETARGHVLFKGIGFVATYLSGEALNTEPTKMGPWQWHSLENLPRLFEPMKAYIRALRTGEEFINIPAQNGNN; encoded by the coding sequence ATGACATTGAACGATTTAGTGCAATGCGGTGTTTGTACTTTTCGAATTTATTTAAAAAGTGGATCGATACTAGCCGCCTCTGTCGCAGAAGATCAGATGGTTTCTGATACAGTTAATACTATGACGCAGAACGTAGCACAAAAGACAGGTGTTGGTTTGGTGATTATGCGCGAAAACTCTGTACTCCTAGCAGAAAGATTAGTTGAGCTCGGTGATGGTTTATTTACCGGGCCCGGAGGTTTAGTCGAAGCAAACGAATCACTAACTGATGCCCTGCACCGAGAATTGTTAGAAGAATGCGGAGAAGATATACAGGTAGCCACTCCGCGCAGAATATGTGAGATATTCTACCCTGCAGAAACAGCGCGTGGACACGTATTGTTTAAAGGAATTGGGTTTGTGGCAACGTATTTATCTGGTGAAGCACTAAACACAGAGCCGACTAAAATGGGGCCGTGGCAATGGCACTCTCTAGAAAACCTTCCTCGGCTATTTGAGCCCATGAAAGCCTATATAAGAGCGCTAAGAACGGGGGAAGAGTTTATAAACATTCCTGCCCAAAACGGTAATAACTAG
- a CDS encoding nuclear transport factor 2 family protein, with the protein MTKITVDADCDNAPKKQFIKDFNIAFAYADMNKVVDMMSDDAEWVVVGKGRWTGKESIKNILKEMNTPEADTLHLENILSHGKLCSANGVITYKDNKVAFCDVYEFENHSNTAKIKKNDLLSYRYCVG; encoded by the coding sequence ATGACTAAAATTACTGTAGACGCGGATTGTGACAATGCTCCTAAAAAGCAATTTATAAAAGACTTCAACATTGCCTTTGCGTACGCAGACATGAACAAAGTGGTTGATATGATGAGCGACGACGCCGAGTGGGTTGTAGTTGGCAAAGGTAGATGGACCGGAAAAGAAAGCATTAAAAACATTCTAAAAGAAATGAATACACCAGAGGCCGACACACTGCACCTAGAAAACATTTTGAGCCACGGAAAGCTATGTTCGGCCAACGGAGTTATTACCTACAAAGACAACAAAGTTGCTTTTTGTGATGTGTACGAATTCGAAAATCACAGCAATACCGCCAAAATTAAAAAAAATGACCTCCTATCCTATAGATATTGTGTTGGTTGA